In Plasmodium falciparum 3D7 genome assembly, chromosome: 13, the following are encoded in one genomic region:
- a CDS encoding syntaxin, Qa-SNARE family — MDRYDDFIKLCEKLNKNGNKFVDKKEEKRNVKDEFFITSSKVYTKLFSACEYIDNNTLKEYGLFLNSTSCSSIYFSKNKPKGKNKDHLLFLINNISEDIKNLEPQLQIHNDILNCLNNLLSIFVDIINKYDNNLSNYNLKLNTYTTFYFYDVKSLKCNFDFLNKLNTQIYGSDVYINKYKDNNSELHSSLQRGKHIKVNKKNENSFFIQDGDMISPGLNEDTHVHMNDMVVSQNNVTSNYTNDDINMYDHNNNNNNYVNNSTRGKDINFPTHLNNNDNIKIHKSNLRKRRDLNNNNNNNNNNNMKNKQVHFNTYNYLDEENNPGESHNNNIFYQNSLLNNNQKLEFKKYVDLFEKEENTYIIETKKKIAKISNLMNIFVNKIYEQNENLKMIETIIEESIDNVSQGNNYLTKIKNKKNINSLIFFFLICTSIFLFIIDFFK, encoded by the coding sequence atGGATCGGTATGATGATTTTATAAAACTGTGTGAAAAATTGAATAAGAATGGGAATAAATTTGTGgacaaaaaagaagaaaagagaAATGTGAAGGATGAGTTTTTTATCACAAGTAGTAAGGTATATACAAAACTATTTAGTGCTTGTgaatatattgataataatacattGAAAGAATATGGATTATTTTTGAATAGTACTTCATGTTCTTCAATTTATTTTAGTAAGAATAAGcctaaaggaaaaaataaagatcatttattatttttgataaataatatatcagaagatattaaaaatttagaaCCGCAACTTCAAATACATAATGATATCTTAAAttgtttaaataatttattaagtaTATTTGTtgacataataaataaatatgataataatttaagtaattataatttaaaattaaatacatatactactttttatttttatgatgttAAAAGTTTAAAGTGTAATTTTGATTTTCTTAACAAATTaaatacacaaatatatggttctgatgtatatataaataaatacaaagaTAATAATTCAGAATTACATTCATCTCTTCAAAGaggaaaacatataaaagttaataaaaaaaatgaaaattcttttttcataCAGGATGGAGATATGATCTCTCCAGGTTTAAACGAGGACACACATGTTCATATGAATGACATGGTTGTTTCACAAAATAATGTAACAAGTAATTATACAAATgatgatattaatatgtatgatcataataataataataataattatgtaaataattcAACAAGGGGgaaagatataaattttcCTACACATcttaacaataatgataatattaaaattcaTAAAAGTAACTTAAGAAAACGAAGAGatctaaataataataataacaacaacaataataataatatgaagaatAAACAGGTTCATTTTAACACGTACAATTATCtagatgaagaaaataatccAGGTGAatcacataataataatattttttatcaaaataGTTTATTAAACAATAATCAAAAActtgaatttaaaaaatatgtagatctatttgaaaaagaagaaaatactTATATAATAGAAACTAAGAAGAAAATAGCAAAAATTAGTAatttaatgaatatttttgttaataaaatatatgaacaaaatgaaaatttaaaaatgatagAAACCATTATAGAAGAAAGTATTGATAATGTATCTCAaggaaataattatttaacaaaaattaagaataaaaaaaatattaattctcttatttttttttttctcatatgTACTTCAATctttttattcattattgatttttttaaataa